One Mugil cephalus isolate CIBA_MC_2020 chromosome 8, CIBA_Mcephalus_1.1, whole genome shotgun sequence genomic window carries:
- the isl1a gene encoding insulin gene enhancer protein isl-1 translates to MGDMGDPPKKKRLVSLCVGCGNQIHDQYILRVSPDLEWHAACLKCAECSQYLDESCTCFVRDGKTYCKRDYIRLYGIKCAKCNIGFSKNDFVMRARSKVYHIECFRCVACSRQLIPGDEFALREDGLFCRADHDVVERASLGPGDALSPLHPARPLQMAAEPISARQPALRPHVHKQPEKTTRVRTVLNEKQLHTLRTCYNANPRPDALMKEQLVEMTGLSPRVIRVWFQNKRCKDKKRSILMKQLQQQQPNDKTNIQGMTGTPMVAASPERHDGGIQGNPVEVQSYQPPWKVLSDFALQSDIDQPAFQQLVSFSEGGPGSNSTGSEAASMSSQLPDTPNSMVSSPIEA, encoded by the exons ATGGGAGACATGGGGGATCCGCCGAAAA AAAAGCGGTTGGTGTCCCTGTGCGTTGGCTGCGGGAACCAGATCCACGACCAGTATATTTTGCGGGTCTCCCCGGACTTGGAGTGGCACGCTGCCTGCCTCAAATGTGCTGAGTGCAGCCAGTATCTGGACGAGTCCTGTACGTGCTTCGTCAGGGATGGAAAGACTTACTGCAAACGTGACTACATCAG GTTATACGGGATTAAATGCGCTAAATGCAACATCGGCTTCAGTAAGAACGACTTTGTGATGAGGGCCCGCTCCAAGGTCTACCACATCGAGTGTTTCCGCTGTGTGGCCTGTAGCCGGCAGCTCATCCCGGGTGACGAGTTTGCTCTTCGAGAAGACGGGCTTTTTTGCCGAGCCGACCACGATGTGGTGGAACGAGCCAGCCTCGGCCCAGGAGACGCGCTCAGCCCGCTGCACCCAGCCAGACCGCTGCAGATGGCAG CAGAACCAATTTCCGCCAGGCAGCCTGCTCTGCGGCCTCACGTCCACAAACAGCCGGAGAAAACCACCCGAGTCCGGACGGTGCTAAACGAAAAGCAACTGCACACACTTCGAACTTGCTACAATGCCAATCCGAGGCCCGACGCACTAAtgaaggagcagctggtggagatGACGGGCCTCAGTCCGCGCGTGATCCGGGTCTGGTTCCAGAACAAGCGGTGTAAGGACAAGAAGAGAAGCATTCTTATGAAGCaactgcaacagcagcaacccAATGACAAGACG AATATTCAAGGGATGACGGGAACCCCGATGGTGGCGGCGAGTCCAGAACGGCACGACGGCGGCATCCAGGGCAACCCGGTGGAGGTGCAAAGCTATCAGCCGCCATGGAAGGTTTTAAGTGACTTTGCTTTGCAGAGCGACATCGACCAACCGGCTTTCCAACAACTG GTCAGTTTCTCGGAAGGAGGACCGGGTTCTAACTCGACAGGCAGCGAGGCAGCGTCGATGTCATCGCAGCTTCCAGACACGCCGAATAGCATGGTATCCAGCCCCATTGAGGCCTGA